A DNA window from Gammaproteobacteria bacterium contains the following coding sequences:
- a CDS encoding aminotransferase class V-fold PLP-dependent enzyme, translated as MAGLSRRAFVGTGAAGAAGAWLTACGQSTPQTDDGTLPAPPDDAPLARPDGVDDPAWAHVRAAFDLEAGTAYMNNAGLGMPPGSVARAVADGYQAVSREPRRATGELRELVAGRVRPGLAAFLGADEGELSLTRNATEALHLSAAGFDLHPGDEVVFTTQEHPAGRRPWQLRAARDGIVTREVFIPSPLSGAAEVVEAFEAALTPRTRVIAFCHVTRGGHLYPVRRLAALARERGIFSHVDGAQAVGMFPVDLHDMGCDTYSASLHKWFLGPMGTGFLYVRAGAREHIRSAFAYDATPENPAFEPPGTNDLPVRAALAASLAFMEQVGIDGVAARTRFLSDYLKERLADLPGVRLVSGANPETSGPASTIFEIEGVDAVASVPVVAERASIHIDEHRRDGHEAIRVSTHVYNTTAEIDRLIEALADLRPA; from the coding sequence ATGGCCGGGCTGTCGCGACGCGCGTTCGTGGGGACGGGGGCCGCCGGCGCGGCCGGGGCCTGGCTGACGGCGTGTGGGCAGAGTACGCCGCAGACCGATGACGGCACCCTTCCGGCCCCACCGGACGACGCCCCCCTCGCCCGCCCGGACGGGGTCGACGACCCCGCGTGGGCGCATGTACGGGCCGCCTTCGACCTTGAAGCAGGCACCGCCTACATGAACAACGCCGGCCTGGGCATGCCTCCCGGGAGCGTCGCGCGAGCGGTCGCCGACGGCTACCAGGCGGTCTCGCGCGAACCCCGGAGGGCCACAGGCGAACTCCGCGAACTCGTCGCCGGCCGGGTCCGTCCCGGGCTCGCGGCCTTCCTGGGCGCCGACGAGGGCGAGCTTTCCCTGACCCGCAACGCCACCGAGGCGCTTCACCTCAGCGCCGCCGGCTTCGACCTGCACCCGGGCGACGAAGTCGTCTTCACCACCCAGGAGCACCCGGCTGGCCGCCGCCCCTGGCAGCTGCGGGCCGCCCGGGACGGCATCGTGACCCGGGAGGTGTTCATCCCCAGCCCGCTTTCCGGCGCGGCCGAGGTGGTTGAGGCCTTCGAGGCCGCGCTCACTCCCCGCACGCGCGTGATCGCCTTCTGCCATGTCACGCGCGGCGGCCACCTCTATCCGGTCCGCAGGCTTGCGGCGCTAGCGCGCGAACGCGGGATCTTCTCGCACGTGGACGGCGCGCAAGCGGTGGGCATGTTCCCGGTCGACCTTCACGACATGGGGTGCGACACCTATTCGGCCAGCCTGCACAAGTGGTTCCTGGGCCCCATGGGTACCGGTTTTCTCTACGTGCGCGCGGGCGCGAGAGAGCACATCCGCTCCGCCTTCGCATACGACGCCACGCCCGAGAACCCCGCCTTCGAGCCTCCCGGCACCAACGATCTGCCCGTTCGCGCCGCCCTGGCCGCCTCCCTCGCGTTCATGGAACAGGTGGGCATCGACGGCGTCGCAGCCCGCACGCGCTTCCTCTCCGACTACCTGAAGGAGCGCCTCGCCGACCTGCCGGGGGTTCGCCTCGTCAGCGGTGCAAACCCCGAGACCAGCGGGCCCGCATCGACCATCTTCGAGATCGAGGGCGTCGACGCCGTCGCCTCGGTGCCGGTCGTCGCCGAGCGCGCCTCCATCCACATCGACGAGCACCGCCGCGACGGCCACGAGGCCATCCGGGTTTCCACGCACGTGTACAACACCACCGCGGAGATCGACCGCCTCATCGAAGCGCTCGCAGACCTGCGGCCGGCGTAG
- a CDS encoding ABC-F family ATP-binding cassette domain-containing protein encodes MISTTGLAKSFGDRTLFSNVALRLQPGERYGLVGANGSGKTTLLNILSGDVEPSEGAVSIPRGLRLGVLRQDQFAYEEEEILRVAMRGNPVLWEALAAREALLAHVQAGGEFDADRFSRLEEVVERYDGYTAEARAAAILEGLGLPAACHRDPLSTLSGGFRLRVLLAQVLAGAPDALLLDEPTNHLDILSIRWLEKFMRDFKGPLVVISHDHRFLDNIVTHILDVDYETVLAYPGNYSAFRKSKRAEHERREKEIVRRDREIAHHQKFVDRFRAKASKARQAQSKLRLIEKKAASLETLPGSSRRYPAFRFEPVRASGREVFEARGLRKSFGDNQVLHGVDFGVRRGDRLAILGPNGIGKSTLLKIALGEMPADAGSVRWGYETHVGYFAQDHEEQLDEPGRTAQDWIWDACAGRDIGYVRAQMGLVLFSGDEAAKPLSALSGGEAARLVFCRLAIQQPNVLVLDEPTNHLDLESIEALVEALKGFAGTLVFVSHDRWFVSRLATRILEITPGGVRDYPGTYDEYVHASGDDHLDVDTVVLKARREKRKDRGAAAPPPWRHPSSKPRAPDPATEARRDRAFARLEAIESRLAEIDATFADTAFYQDSDPAGIRELQAERERLATQAERLTEEWMALEEEMETR; translated from the coding sequence GTGATCTCCACCACCGGCCTCGCCAAGTCCTTCGGCGATCGAACGCTCTTCAGCAATGTCGCGCTGCGCCTCCAGCCCGGCGAGCGCTACGGGCTCGTGGGCGCCAACGGATCGGGGAAAACCACCCTTCTCAATATCCTGAGCGGCGATGTGGAACCATCCGAGGGCGCGGTCTCCATCCCGCGCGGACTCCGCCTCGGGGTGCTTCGCCAGGACCAGTTCGCCTACGAGGAAGAAGAAATCCTCCGCGTCGCGATGCGCGGGAACCCGGTGCTCTGGGAAGCCCTGGCGGCCCGCGAGGCGCTGCTCGCGCACGTTCAGGCGGGCGGGGAATTCGACGCGGACCGCTTCTCACGCCTCGAGGAGGTCGTCGAGCGCTACGACGGCTATACCGCGGAAGCCAGGGCCGCCGCCATCCTCGAGGGACTGGGCCTTCCCGCCGCCTGCCACCGCGATCCGCTCTCCACGCTCTCCGGGGGATTCAGGCTGCGCGTACTCCTCGCCCAGGTGCTCGCCGGCGCCCCCGACGCGCTCCTGCTCGACGAGCCCACCAACCACCTCGACATCCTCTCCATCCGCTGGCTGGAGAAGTTCATGCGCGACTTCAAGGGTCCGCTGGTGGTCATCTCCCACGATCACCGCTTCCTCGACAACATCGTCACCCACATCCTGGACGTCGACTACGAGACCGTCCTCGCGTATCCCGGGAACTACAGCGCTTTCCGGAAGAGCAAGCGGGCCGAACACGAACGGCGCGAGAAGGAGATCGTGCGCCGCGACCGGGAGATCGCACACCACCAGAAGTTCGTGGACCGCTTCCGCGCGAAGGCCAGCAAGGCCCGCCAGGCGCAGAGCAAGCTGAGGCTCATCGAGAAGAAGGCCGCGTCGCTCGAGACGCTCCCCGGCAGCTCCCGCCGCTATCCTGCGTTCCGGTTCGAGCCGGTCCGGGCCAGCGGACGCGAGGTCTTCGAAGCCAGAGGACTGCGCAAGTCCTTCGGCGATAACCAGGTTCTCCACGGCGTCGACTTCGGCGTCCGCCGCGGCGATCGCCTGGCCATCCTCGGCCCCAACGGCATCGGCAAATCCACCCTGCTCAAGATCGCGCTCGGCGAAATGCCAGCCGACGCCGGATCGGTGCGCTGGGGATACGAGACCCACGTCGGCTACTTCGCCCAGGACCACGAGGAACAACTCGACGAACCCGGACGCACGGCCCAGGACTGGATATGGGACGCCTGCGCGGGCCGCGACATCGGCTACGTCCGCGCGCAGATGGGTCTTGTGCTCTTCAGCGGAGACGAAGCCGCCAAGCCCCTCTCGGCGCTGTCGGGAGGAGAAGCCGCCCGCCTGGTGTTCTGCCGCCTCGCCATCCAGCAGCCCAACGTGCTCGTCCTCGACGAACCCACCAACCACCTCGACCTGGAGTCCATCGAGGCACTGGTGGAAGCCCTGAAGGGATTCGCCGGCACGCTTGTCTTCGTCTCCCACGACCGCTGGTTCGTCAGCCGGCTTGCGACCCGCATCCTCGAGATCACGCCGGGCGGCGTGCGGGACTACCCCGGCACCTACGACGAGTACGTCCACGCCAGCGGGGACGATCACCTGGATGTCGACACGGTGGTGCTGAAGGCGCGGCGGGAGAAGCGAAAAGACCGGGGAGCAGCCGCACCGCCTCCCTGGAGGCACCCCTCGAGCAAACCCCGCGCGCCCGACCCGGCCACCGAAGCCAGGCGCGACCGCGCGTTCGCCCGTCTCGAAGCCATCGAATCCCGGCTTGCCGAAATCGATGCAACCTTTGCCGACACGGCCTTCTACCAGGACTCCGACCCGGCGGGAATCCGGGAACTTCAGGCCGAGCGCGAACGGCTCGCCACGCAGGCCGAGCGCCTCACGGAGGAGTGGATGGCCCTCGAGGAGGAAATGGAAACGCGCTAA
- a CDS encoding LeuA family protein: MRTGTVDAGQDVIFDWNQLYKRAPLAPGRFDLVDETLRDGLQSPSVTDPTIEQKIELIHLMEDLGIRMADVGLPGAGKRARDDVRALVEEIRDSGMKLKPMCAARTMVRDVEPVADIAQRTGVPMEVYTFIGSSPIRLYVESWSVDTLLRRIDETVTFAMREGLEVCLVTEDTTRSRPDVLDPIFRAAVRLGVRRLCLCDTVGHVTPDGMKNLFDWTHSLIRGLGEPVELDWHGHNDRGLGVTNAILAIEYGATRAHGTGLGVGERVGNASIDQMLLNLKLLGEWDHDLSKLGRYCQAVSRYCRVDIHPSYPMAGRDAFRTGTGVHAAAIIKALKRGDRNLADRVYSGVPANWFGRDQEIEIGHMSGLSNVSYWLASRRIPVDDELCSAILARAKASNRVLTDEEVMDIVREHRGDPVEEAIAEG; this comes from the coding sequence GTGCGAACAGGTACGGTCGACGCCGGGCAGGACGTCATCTTCGACTGGAACCAGTTGTACAAGCGGGCTCCCCTCGCACCGGGCCGCTTCGACCTGGTGGACGAAACCCTGAGGGACGGTCTCCAGTCCCCTTCGGTAACCGATCCCACCATCGAGCAGAAGATCGAGCTCATCCACCTAATGGAAGACCTCGGCATCCGGATGGCGGATGTCGGGCTTCCCGGGGCAGGCAAGCGGGCGCGGGACGATGTCCGGGCCCTGGTAGAAGAGATCCGCGACAGCGGCATGAAGCTCAAGCCGATGTGCGCCGCCCGCACCATGGTGCGCGACGTGGAGCCGGTAGCCGACATTGCCCAGCGGACCGGCGTGCCGATGGAGGTCTACACCTTCATCGGCTCGAGTCCCATCCGCCTCTACGTCGAATCCTGGAGCGTCGACACGCTTCTGCGGCGCATCGACGAGACCGTGACCTTCGCCATGCGCGAAGGCCTCGAGGTGTGTCTGGTCACGGAGGACACCACGCGCTCGCGGCCGGACGTGCTGGATCCCATCTTTCGCGCCGCCGTCCGCCTGGGGGTGCGTCGCCTGTGTCTCTGCGACACCGTGGGACACGTCACCCCGGACGGCATGAAGAACCTGTTCGACTGGACTCACTCGCTCATCCGTGGCCTGGGCGAGCCGGTCGAACTGGACTGGCACGGCCACAACGACCGCGGCCTGGGGGTCACCAACGCCATCCTGGCCATCGAATACGGCGCCACCCGGGCCCATGGGACGGGTCTGGGCGTGGGCGAGCGGGTCGGAAACGCCTCCATCGACCAGATGCTGCTGAACCTCAAGCTGCTGGGCGAGTGGGACCACGACCTGTCGAAGCTCGGCCGCTACTGCCAGGCGGTGTCACGCTATTGCCGGGTGGACATCCACCCGAGCTACCCCATGGCTGGCCGCGACGCCTTCCGCACGGGCACAGGGGTGCACGCAGCGGCGATCATCAAGGCGCTGAAGCGAGGCGACCGCAACCTCGCCGACCGGGTGTACTCCGGCGTCCCGGCCAACTGGTTCGGGCGCGACCAGGAAATCGAGATCGGCCACATGAGCGGACTGTCGAACGTCAGCTACTGGCTGGCCTCGCGCCGCATTCCCGTCGACGACGAACTGTGTTCCGCGATTCTGGCGCGCGCGAAGGCGTCCAATCGCGTCCTGACCGACGAAGAGGTCATGGATATCGTGCGGGAGCACCGCGGCGATCCGGTGGAGGAGGCGATCGCGGAGGGTTAG
- a CDS encoding TonB-dependent receptor has product MNLHAGIARLRRAALAAAAVIPLAVVFGFAAPATLEAQENGQVIGQVTDQATGRPLVQVQVYLAGTGFGTLTRGDGRFLILNVPAGNYTLTAERIGMRTATAQITVQGGQSTTADLALEEEALGLDEIVVTGTAGQARRREVGTSVAQVDVATLADPVPAVDQLLSARAPGVVAVRTSGMSGSGSQIRLRGNVSVAMSNQPLVYVDGVRIRSDGLALNHAVGQHVAFGPKDVMGPLNDINPSDIERIEIVKGPAATALYGTEAAGGVIQIFTKRGSGGDAQWSTQVDQGVNWVQEFGPPNAPYMRLDPWLRNGHQQRYSLSVRGGTESISYYVSGSLDDNEGILPNDRDEKYLGRINLGFQPRSDLDIQVNTSITRQHVENSPSGSSPYSISHNGYKRAPARQAHATYVRTWEEDVIWRLLDYEIDTDVDRVVAGITTTYTPMPRFTNRLTLGMDRLASDMRNIRPFGYVNDPTGSVSDRTWTAEQLTADYVGSFDLRLTESFRTSLSWGGQSIVARDTDLGASTNTLPGPGEHTVTSGASYQAREARSRVVNAGIFGQTLLDFSDRYFLTLALRIDGNSAFGEDFGLQPYPRATFSWVMSDEGFWPQDLGEMKVRVAWGHAGRAPGAFDAVRTWQPIPWLGQTSFNPLNVGNKDLGPERTIELEAGIDGVFMDERLRIGFTYYDQETQDALIPVQLVPSLGFTGSQLRNVGVLSNRGIELDVNGTVLQSRALSWDLGVTLYTNKSEAVDLGGNAGFRVSGGGWLEEGHPVPAVRYDRLTNPDQIGEPVVERNHIFGPNQPTMTITPNTSIALGGGITVSARGEYLAGHYIFDRQSTTSAQRGQVSPLCDDAVPALQAGQRGQLTAFDIYACSGEFSAHLVYPNDFFRIRDLTVSAPVPFTVPGTTNATLTLSVQNFWTWKNEDFLAMDPEMAGNNGMESGITRAIWEHPPPPASFIASLRMGF; this is encoded by the coding sequence ATGAATCTGCACGCCGGCATCGCCCGGCTGAGGAGGGCGGCCCTGGCCGCTGCGGCGGTGATTCCGCTTGCGGTGGTCTTCGGGTTCGCGGCTCCCGCGACGCTCGAGGCCCAGGAAAACGGCCAGGTCATCGGCCAGGTGACCGACCAGGCCACCGGCCGTCCCCTGGTCCAGGTGCAGGTCTATCTGGCCGGCACCGGCTTCGGGACGCTGACCCGGGGCGACGGCCGCTTCCTGATCCTGAACGTGCCCGCGGGCAACTACACCCTGACCGCCGAACGCATCGGCATGCGCACGGCAACGGCGCAGATCACGGTCCAGGGGGGCCAGTCCACCACCGCCGACCTGGCGCTGGAGGAGGAGGCGCTCGGCCTGGACGAGATCGTGGTCACCGGCACCGCCGGGCAGGCGCGCCGCCGCGAGGTGGGGACCTCCGTCGCCCAGGTGGATGTCGCCACCCTGGCCGACCCGGTGCCCGCCGTCGACCAGCTGCTCTCCGCGCGCGCCCCTGGCGTGGTCGCCGTCCGGACGTCCGGAATGTCGGGCTCCGGCTCGCAGATCCGTCTGCGCGGCAACGTAAGCGTGGCGATGTCGAACCAGCCGCTCGTCTACGTGGACGGCGTACGCATCCGCAGTGACGGGCTCGCGCTGAACCACGCGGTGGGTCAGCACGTCGCCTTCGGCCCCAAGGACGTGATGGGGCCGCTGAACGACATCAACCCGAGCGACATCGAGCGCATCGAGATCGTCAAGGGCCCGGCCGCGACCGCTCTGTACGGCACGGAAGCGGCCGGCGGGGTTATCCAGATCTTCACCAAGCGCGGCTCCGGCGGCGACGCGCAGTGGAGCACGCAGGTCGACCAGGGCGTCAACTGGGTACAGGAGTTCGGCCCGCCCAACGCGCCGTACATGAGGCTCGATCCCTGGCTCCGCAACGGCCACCAGCAGCGCTACTCCCTCTCCGTGCGCGGCGGCACCGAGAGCATCTCGTACTACGTGTCGGGCAGCCTCGACGACAACGAGGGCATCCTTCCCAACGACCGCGACGAGAAGTACCTGGGACGCATCAACCTGGGCTTCCAGCCCCGGAGCGACCTCGACATCCAGGTCAATACGTCGATCACACGCCAGCACGTGGAGAACTCGCCCAGCGGGTCGAGCCCGTACAGCATTTCCCACAACGGGTACAAGCGGGCGCCCGCCCGCCAGGCCCACGCCACCTATGTGCGGACGTGGGAGGAGGATGTCATCTGGCGGCTGCTCGACTACGAAATCGACACCGACGTCGACCGCGTGGTGGCCGGCATCACCACGACCTACACGCCGATGCCGCGCTTCACCAACCGGCTCACCCTGGGGATGGACCGCCTTGCCAGCGACATGCGCAACATCCGGCCCTTCGGCTATGTCAACGACCCCACGGGTTCCGTCTCCGACCGCACCTGGACCGCCGAGCAGCTCACCGCCGACTACGTGGGCAGCTTCGACCTGCGCCTCACCGAGAGCTTCCGCACCAGCCTCTCCTGGGGCGGACAGTCGATCGTGGCCCGCGACACCGATCTGGGGGCGAGCACCAACACGCTCCCCGGACCCGGCGAGCACACCGTCACCAGCGGCGCATCCTATCAGGCCCGGGAGGCCCGCTCGCGCGTCGTCAACGCGGGCATCTTCGGCCAGACCCTGCTCGACTTCAGCGACCGTTACTTCCTGACCCTGGCGCTGCGCATCGACGGCAACAGCGCCTTCGGCGAAGACTTCGGCCTCCAGCCCTACCCGCGCGCCACCTTCTCGTGGGTGATGTCGGACGAGGGGTTCTGGCCGCAAGACCTTGGCGAGATGAAGGTCCGGGTCGCCTGGGGACACGCGGGACGCGCCCCCGGGGCCTTCGACGCCGTGCGGACCTGGCAGCCGATCCCCTGGCTCGGCCAGACCTCCTTCAACCCGCTGAACGTGGGCAACAAGGATCTGGGACCCGAGCGCACCATCGAACTCGAGGCCGGCATCGACGGCGTCTTCATGGACGAGCGCCTGAGGATCGGGTTCACCTACTACGATCAGGAGACCCAGGACGCGCTCATTCCGGTGCAGCTGGTCCCGAGCCTCGGCTTCACGGGCTCGCAGCTGCGCAACGTTGGCGTGTTGTCGAACAGGGGCATCGAACTCGACGTGAACGGCACGGTGCTGCAGAGCCGTGCGCTCAGCTGGGACCTGGGGGTCACGCTCTACACCAACAAGAGCGAGGCTGTGGATCTCGGCGGCAACGCCGGCTTCCGCGTGAGCGGAGGTGGATGGCTCGAGGAGGGACACCCGGTTCCCGCCGTTCGCTACGACCGGCTGACGAACCCCGACCAGATCGGGGAGCCCGTCGTGGAACGGAACCACATCTTCGGCCCGAACCAGCCGACGATGACCATCACGCCCAACACCTCCATCGCCCTCGGCGGCGGCATCACGGTCTCGGCGCGCGGCGAGTACCTGGCCGGGCACTACATCTTCGACCGCCAGAGCACCACCTCGGCCCAGCGCGGCCAGGTCAGTCCGCTTTGCGACGACGCCGTGCCCGCCCTCCAGGCCGGACAGCGCGGTCAGCTGACGGCTTTCGACATCTACGCCTGCAGCGGCGAATTCAGCGCACACCTCGTTTATCCCAACGACTTCTTCCGCATCCGCGACCTGACCGTGTCGGCGCCTGTGCCGTTCACCGTCCCGGGAACCACCAACGCCACCCTGACCCTCTCCGTGCAGAATTTCTGGACGTGGAAGAACGAAGACTTCCTCGCCATGGATCCGGAGATGGCCGGCAACAACGGGATGGAGTCGGGAATCACGCGCGCGATCTGGGAGCATCCTCCGCCGCCCGCGAGCTTCATCGCCTCGCTCAGGATGGGCTTCTGA
- a CDS encoding RagB/SusD family nutrient uptake outer membrane protein encodes MRIQRTTAYRRRIAPLVAVAALAATGCDLEVTNPGPVQDEFLNDEQAFPSVLQGVRRANALAYTRLAYDSGLTSFEGTPGGLVDSEFYNGKLTSENVDDHWERAQQARWMAEDGVRRLEEALGGEFGSNQIAGRLLVLAGFANRTLGHNMCIAVFDGGPEQPYTDFLTRAEEFFTEAIGVGNASGASDIALAAQAGRADVRMWLGDWSGARSDATGIPEDFVFQLHHYDLDDFPDPNEVYFRGASDPWREYTIWGTFAESYYTETGDPRMGWYEIADAVTMVYNLPFYVQLKFTSKTAPHTLASGREMILIQAEEILANNPGNFQAAMDLINQVRTSVVSDHTGEALPPATASNATEAWTALKQERRVELWFDNRRFADLRRWGLQSSPGATPMEDMSGRSNCFPVGVSEIDTNSNPLNRVS; translated from the coding sequence ATGCGCATACAGCGAACCACTGCATACAGGCGCCGGATCGCGCCTCTGGTGGCCGTGGCCGCCCTGGCCGCCACCGGGTGCGATCTGGAAGTGACCAACCCCGGCCCCGTTCAGGACGAGTTCCTGAACGACGAACAGGCGTTCCCGTCGGTGCTCCAGGGCGTTCGGCGCGCGAACGCGCTCGCGTACACGCGGCTGGCCTACGACTCGGGGCTGACGAGCTTCGAAGGAACGCCGGGAGGGCTGGTCGACTCGGAGTTCTACAACGGGAAGCTCACCTCCGAGAATGTGGACGATCACTGGGAGCGGGCCCAGCAGGCCCGCTGGATGGCGGAGGACGGCGTGCGCCGGCTGGAAGAGGCTCTGGGCGGCGAGTTCGGTTCGAACCAGATCGCCGGCAGGCTTCTGGTGCTGGCCGGCTTCGCCAACCGGACCCTGGGCCACAACATGTGCATCGCCGTGTTCGATGGAGGTCCGGAGCAGCCCTACACCGACTTTCTGACGCGCGCGGAGGAGTTCTTCACCGAGGCGATCGGCGTCGGCAACGCCTCCGGAGCCTCCGACATCGCGCTCGCCGCCCAGGCCGGGCGGGCCGACGTGCGCATGTGGCTCGGAGACTGGAGCGGCGCCCGGAGCGACGCCACCGGCATCCCCGAGGACTTCGTCTTCCAGTTGCACCACTACGATCTGGACGACTTCCCGGATCCCAACGAGGTCTACTTCCGCGGGGCGTCGGACCCCTGGCGGGAGTACACCATCTGGGGCACCTTCGCCGAGAGCTACTACACCGAGACCGGCGACCCGCGCATGGGGTGGTATGAGATCGCGGACGCCGTCACCATGGTGTACAACCTCCCCTTCTACGTGCAGCTCAAGTTCACGAGCAAGACCGCGCCGCACACCCTCGCGTCGGGACGGGAGATGATCCTGATTCAGGCGGAGGAGATCCTGGCCAACAACCCGGGGAACTTCCAGGCGGCGATGGACCTCATCAACCAGGTTCGGACCAGCGTAGTGAGCGATCACACCGGGGAGGCCCTGCCGCCCGCGACCGCCTCCAACGCGACCGAGGCGTGGACCGCGCTCAAGCAGGAGCGCCGCGTCGAGCTGTGGTTCGACAACCGCCGTTTCGCCGACCTGCGCCGCTGGGGCCTTCAGTCAAGTCCCGGCGCAACGCCCATGGAGGACATGTCGGGGCGCAGCAACTGCTTCCCCGTGGGGGTCAGCGAGATCGACACCAACTCGAACCCTCTGAATCGGGTGAGCTGA
- a CDS encoding prolyl oligopeptidase family serine peptidase has protein sequence MRVFAGAAAILVAALVVWGPTRATSPQFRPGLPIEALAETVWIEEFDISPDGGLLVFKSAAEGSYDLWTVPTAGGEPTRITAMAGREMAPRFSPDGRWIAFEADFGGTDVRDIYVVPAGGGEARRLTEHPLNDSGISWAPDSRRIYFNTSMFWDNSVAAVDIETGEIERVGPGGSGQLSADGAMFAFTRNTRPQDDAQSNQDVWVMPATDGDARALTPNTFDWRDTEPRWSPDGTRLAFISDRNGFNNLGVLDVATGEATMLLTEDIEHSEPRWSPDGRWISFTRNLDYDYHIFRIPAEGGEPEQLTHATGVNGGSRATGQTRGGHLWHPDGEHIVHTHSGPSRTGDLWILPVDGGAPRQITDHQHPAVGDPDLFVEPEFMEYTSFDGLEVAGLVYKPKGASAGDRLPGLFFFRANSNGQHPKQWHPYVQYFVSRGYLVFAPNFRGSTGRGKAYRQAVHTHGGDHDLRDAFIGMDLLAGQGWVDPGRVGAFGGSTGGFYTTTAVTKDPGRFRAGIVWYGSTDLVTLSTYGGMEGWNRFLIGRTPMENPRNYYERSIIYHADEIDVPLLFLYAQGDGAARFQQIEQYGIQAEIHGNWYDWVVYGAEPHGWYHWGPASVRQSLQIMSAMFDTFILGDEHDVHAMAQTQREGIRIQRNPTIELWNSLVNGQPPGDG, from the coding sequence ATGAGGGTCTTCGCCGGCGCCGCGGCCATTCTGGTCGCGGCGCTGGTGGTTTGGGGTCCGACCCGCGCGACTTCGCCGCAGTTCCGTCCCGGGCTGCCGATCGAGGCGCTGGCCGAGACCGTGTGGATCGAGGAGTTCGACATCTCGCCCGACGGCGGCCTCCTCGTCTTCAAGTCGGCCGCCGAGGGGTCCTACGACCTCTGGACGGTGCCCACGGCGGGAGGCGAGCCCACCCGCATCACCGCGATGGCGGGCCGCGAGATGGCGCCGCGCTTCAGCCCCGACGGGCGCTGGATCGCCTTCGAGGCCGACTTCGGCGGAACCGACGTGCGCGACATCTACGTGGTGCCGGCCGGCGGCGGGGAGGCGAGACGCCTCACCGAGCACCCGCTCAACGACTCCGGCATCTCGTGGGCGCCCGACAGCCGCCGGATCTACTTCAACACCAGCATGTTCTGGGACAACTCGGTGGCGGCCGTGGATATCGAGACGGGCGAGATCGAGCGGGTGGGACCGGGGGGCAGCGGCCAGCTGTCCGCCGACGGCGCCATGTTCGCCTTCACCCGCAACACCCGTCCGCAAGACGATGCGCAGAGCAACCAGGACGTCTGGGTCATGCCGGCGACGGACGGGGACGCCCGCGCCCTCACCCCCAACACCTTCGACTGGCGCGACACCGAGCCGCGCTGGTCGCCCGACGGCACCCGCCTGGCCTTCATCTCCGACCGCAACGGCTTCAACAACCTGGGCGTGCTGGACGTGGCGACCGGCGAAGCCACCATGCTGCTCACCGAGGATATCGAGCACAGCGAGCCGCGCTGGTCGCCGGACGGCCGCTGGATCTCCTTCACCCGCAATCTCGACTACGACTACCACATCTTCCGCATCCCCGCCGAGGGCGGCGAGCCGGAGCAGCTCACCCACGCGACGGGGGTCAACGGAGGCTCGCGGGCGACCGGCCAGACGCGCGGCGGCCACCTCTGGCACCCGGACGGTGAGCACATCGTCCACACGCATTCGGGGCCTTCGCGGACCGGCGATCTCTGGATCCTCCCGGTCGATGGCGGGGCGCCGCGCCAAATCACCGACCACCAGCATCCCGCCGTCGGCGACCCCGACCTGTTCGTCGAGCCGGAGTTCATGGAGTACACCAGCTTCGACGGTCTCGAGGTCGCCGGACTCGTCTACAAGCCGAAGGGCGCCAGCGCCGGCGATCGCCTTCCGGGACTCTTCTTCTTCCGCGCCAACTCCAACGGACAGCATCCGAAGCAGTGGCATCCGTACGTCCAGTACTTCGTCAGCCGCGGCTACCTGGTCTTCGCGCCCAACTTCCGCGGCAGCACCGGGCGGGGAAAGGCGTACCGGCAGGCGGTGCACACCCACGGGGGCGACCACGACCTGCGCGACGCCTTCATCGGCATGGATCTGCTCGCCGGGCAGGGCTGGGTCGACCCCGGCCGGGTGGGCGCCTTCGGGGGTTCGACCGGCGGCTTCTACACCACCACCGCGGTCACCAAGGACCCCGGCCGCTTCCGCGCGGGCATCGTCTGGTACGGCTCGACCGACCTGGTCACCCTGTCGACCTACGGCGGCATGGAGGGCTGGAACCGCTTCCTGATCGGGCGCACGCCGATGGAGAACCCGCGCAACTACTACGAGCGCTCCATCATCTACCATGCCGACGAAATCGATGTCCCGCTGCTCTTCCTGTACGCACAGGGCGACGGAGCGGCCCGCTTCCAGCAGATCGAGCAGTACGGCATCCAGGCCGAGATCCACGGCAACTGGTACGACTGGGTCGTGTACGGCGCGGAGCCGCATGGCTGGTACCACTGGGGCCCTGCGAGCGTCAGGCAGTCGCTCCAGATCATGAGCGCGATGTTCGACACCTTCATCCTGGGTGACGAACACGATGTTCACGCGATGGCGCAGACCCAGCGCGAGGGCATCCGGATTCAGCGCAACCCGACCATCGAACTCTGGAACTCGCTGGTCAACGGCCAACCCCCGGGCGACGGTTGA